Sequence from the Terriglobia bacterium genome:
GTAGATCCCCCGGAATTTCATTTCGCAGAGATCGAGTTCCAGGCCGAGTTCCTCTCTCGAGATCCTGCGAAACGCCTGCTCTGCGGATTCATTCTTGAAAATGCGCCCGCCAGGCACAAACCAGAAACCGCGCGCCGGAGCGTTCTTCCTTAATCCAAGGAGGATTTTGTTCTCGGGACTCTTCACAATGAGATCCACCGCCAGCAGAGGCGTATTTCGCACGACCGATTTGAATTCAGCAGGCTCCAGCATCAGTCACTGCCTCGATCTTTTCGAAAAACGAAAGATAACTTCTGGCCGCATTGTTCCATGAATAGTGCTCGATGTTTCGCGAGTTGGTCTCTCTCTGACGCTTGCGGTACGGCTCGTCATTCCAGATTTTGTTCAAAAGCATGGCCAATTCGTCTACGTCCAACGACTGAAAGAGATTAAGGTCCAGAATCGCACTCATTTCGACATTCGGAGGAGTGCTGGAAGCAATTATCGGCGTTCCCGCCGCGGCCGCTTCAAGAATACAGAGACTGCTCGATTCATAAAGCACTGAAGTAATCATGAAGCGCGCCGTTCGATACAGGCTTGTCAGATCCGCGAAAGGCACCTTGCCCAGGTAACGAACGTAATCCATCTTGCGTTCTTTGATAAAAGCGAAGATCTGTTCCGCTGCCGAGAATATAGCGCCCGTCAGGACCAGAGGGATTTGTAAGCCATGCGTTGTTTTAAGCTTATCCACCGCTTTTAGGACTGTTATGTGGTTTTTGTGGGGCCAAAGCTGCGCCGGGTAGAAAAGAAAATCGGCCGGCAGGTTATATTTCTCCCGGACCCGGGCGTCGGCTTCGCGGGGTCCCTGAAAGTCGGACACGTTCACGCCTTCAGGCACCACGAAAATCTGTTCCGGCCGCAATTCGTTAAAATGCGTGAGCAGATCCTGCTTGATAAATTCGCTGCTCGCCTGAATATAGTCCACATACTGTGCGCTAAGCGTGAACAGCACATGGCGTGAAATCAGTTCCTGTTTCGAGAAGAATTCCGGGTAATGGAATTGCTGGATGTCGTGCATCGAAATGACCGTTGTCTTGCGAAGATCGTAAGGAAACAGAACCGTCGTGGGCGCATAAATGATATCGGAATTTGCGTCCATGATCCGGGCGATTGCGGGAAACATCCAATCGCTCACCCGCCGATAGAGTGCGGGGACATTTGTCATCCGCGCTGCTTTCCGGATTCCTCTTTTCAGAGTCGACTGATACTCCGGAACCGCGACGATCTTGAAATTCGGCCGCTCCCGGAACCGATCGAACAACGACAGATTCGTCGGCACGGCATAAATCTGGAACTGGTGCTCCGCGCCGATCGCAGCAAAACCGGAAAGGAGGCCGAATGTGTAGGTGTTGATTCCGCCGCTGTAACCCGGATCGACGTCCAGGCAGTTAATTCCGATCCGCATAGAAGTCCCGGATCCTGGAAATGACAAATGCCTGATCTTCGTCTGTCAAATTGTAAGACGAGGGCAGGGAGAGCCCCTGATCATAAATCCGGCCGGCAACGTCGAACGAACCGCGCAAGTCGACTTTGCTCCTGTAACAGGGCTGCAAGTGCAAAGGGTAGAAAAACAAACGGGTTTCGATGCCATGTTCGCCGAGATATTTCCGCAAAGCATCGCGATCATCCGTCAGGAACGATGTGAACCAATACACCGGAGCGCACCTGGGGTCGATAAATGCCGGACGAAACCGCTTCAATCCGGCGAGTTCCTGCACATAGCGATCCCGGATTCCGGCTTTCTTCTCGATGATGCGCGACAGCTTTCCCATCTGAGCAACGCCGATCGCGGCCTGCATCTCCGTGAAGGAAAAGTTAAAGCCGATATGCTCGTGGATGAAGACACCCTTTCCATCGCGTCCATGATTCTTGAGACGGTAACTGAGCTGGCTCAGGCGTTGATCATCCGTCAGGATGACTCCGCCCTCGCCGCACGTAATCGTCTTGTTACCGTAGTAAGAAAGTATACCCATGTCGCCGAATGTCCCGACATGACGTCCGTTGAAGCGAACACCCACGCCCTGCGCGGCATCTTCGATAATCCTGAGTCCGCGCTGCGCCGCGAGTTTACCCAACGCATCCATGTCTGCCGCCTGTCCGTATAGATGCACGGGCATGATGGCCTTGGTTCTGTTGCTGATGAGGAGTTCAGCTTTTTGAGGGTCCAGACAAAAGGTGTCTTCTGAAACGTCGCAGAACACGGGAGTGGCGCCGGCCATGATCACTGCATTTGCAGTGGCGATGAACGTCAAATCCGGGACGATCACTTCATCACCGGGACCGATTTCAAGGGCCTTGAGGCAGCAATAAAGCGCCATTGTCCCGTTCGTTACGGCAATAGCGTACCTGGCGCCGGTCAGTTGGCGAGTCCGCTCTTCAAACTCCCGGGTAAGTTCCGCTTCGACAACGAAGGTGGAGGCGACAACACGTTTAAGCTGGATAAGTTCTTCTTCGTCGATCCATGGCTGAATTTGCCTGATCGTTTTAGTCCCTGTTGCCATCCTGCTCAACGATTGTGCCTGAAATAATCACCGAAGGCATCAATGACAAAGTCCACTTCCTCTTCCGTCATGTAGGGATGACAGCCGAGATAAAAGGAGGAGTGATTGATCCGCCTGGCTACCGGGAAGCGATCTTCCAGATCATCTCCATAGAGCCGCCGGTAAATCGGCTGGTTGATGAGGGGAAGTAAATCGCGAGTCTCGATATTGAGGCTTTCCAGGTGATTGACGAGCTTTACCTTTGTGTCGTTCCTTACGGTGACGCCGTAAAGCATGTACGAGTGCGTTCGGTCAGGCGGGCAGGTCGGCAGCTGGATCTCGCCGCTGAACCTGGCCAGCCGGCTGGTGAACTTATCGGCAATCTCCTTGCGCCGGCGGATGATTTCATCCGCACGGGCGAGTTGTCCGATTCCGATCGCGGCCTCCATCTCCGTGCACCTGAAGGAATGCCCCACCTGAACGAAGGAAAAACGCCGCGCCACGATCTTTTCGAGCATGCTTTCAGTAACGTTCTGATCGTCGGTACAACTGATGTAAATCGTGTCGCGGCCGTGATTCATGAGGCTGCGAATATCGTCTGCCAGTTCGGGGTTGTTCGTCGTACAAAAACCGCCCACGCCAGTAACCAGAAAGTGAGCCACATACGTAGAGAAA
This genomic interval carries:
- a CDS encoding DegT/DnrJ/EryC1/StrS family aminotransferase, which produces MEKYPHQIGVGGLVLTDCEKKLVNQVLDSGRLTYGPMTKTFEEGFAARHGCKHALFLNSGTSALHLALQAMKVRYGWSDGDEVIVPAVTFVATSNIVLHNNMVPVFVDVEAETFNIDPNKIEGKITNRTRAIIPVHLLGLPATMGPIMALAEKHGLKVIEDSCETMFARYNGQLVGSIGDVGTFSTYVAHFLVTGVGGFCTTNNPELADDIRSLMNHGRDTIYISCTDDQNVTESMLEKIVARRFSFVQVGHSFRCTEMEAAIGIGQLARADEIIRRRKEIADKFTSRLARFSGEIQLPTCPPDRTHSYMLYGVTVRNDTKVKLVNHLESLNIETRDLLPLINQPIYRRLYGDDLEDRFPVARRINHSSFYLGCHPYMTEEEVDFVIDAFGDYFRHNR
- a CDS encoding GDP-mannose mannosyl hydrolase is translated as MLEPAEFKSVVRNTPLLAVDLIVKSPENKILLGLRKNAPARGFWFVPGGRIFKNESAEQAFRRISREELGLELDLCEMKFRGIYDHIYEGNVFEDPGFNTHYVVMASEVVLPHSKLALSDAQHNSYRFVDAMDLRSDPEVHPFTKSYFADEPSNLWKFQYGKG
- a CDS encoding glycosyltransferase family 1 protein, which gives rise to MRIGINCLDVDPGYSGGINTYTFGLLSGFAAIGAEHQFQIYAVPTNLSLFDRFRERPNFKIVAVPEYQSTLKRGIRKAARMTNVPALYRRVSDWMFPAIARIMDANSDIIYAPTTVLFPYDLRKTTVISMHDIQQFHYPEFFSKQELISRHVLFTLSAQYVDYIQASSEFIKQDLLTHFNELRPEQIFVVPEGVNVSDFQGPREADARVREKYNLPADFLFYPAQLWPHKNHITVLKAVDKLKTTHGLQIPLVLTGAIFSAAEQIFAFIKERKMDYVRYLGKVPFADLTSLYRTARFMITSVLYESSSLCILEAAAAGTPIIASSTPPNVEMSAILDLNLFQSLDVDELAMLLNKIWNDEPYRKRQRETNSRNIEHYSWNNAARSYLSFFEKIEAVTDAGAC
- a CDS encoding DegT/DnrJ/EryC1/StrS family aminotransferase; this encodes MATGTKTIRQIQPWIDEEELIQLKRVVASTFVVEAELTREFEERTRQLTGARYAIAVTNGTMALYCCLKALEIGPGDEVIVPDLTFIATANAVIMAGATPVFCDVSEDTFCLDPQKAELLISNRTKAIMPVHLYGQAADMDALGKLAAQRGLRIIEDAAQGVGVRFNGRHVGTFGDMGILSYYGNKTITCGEGGVILTDDQRLSQLSYRLKNHGRDGKGVFIHEHIGFNFSFTEMQAAIGVAQMGKLSRIIEKKAGIRDRYVQELAGLKRFRPAFIDPRCAPVYWFTSFLTDDRDALRKYLGEHGIETRLFFYPLHLQPCYRSKVDLRGSFDVAGRIYDQGLSLPSSYNLTDEDQAFVISRIRDFYADRN